A stretch of the Equus caballus isolate H_3958 breed thoroughbred chromosome X, TB-T2T, whole genome shotgun sequence genome encodes the following:
- the LOC100147687 gene encoding histone H2B type W-T-like: MAEPGSEASSEESLGTTEPTEGAPKSPKQKQPRCRRRRRRHCLDSFATYFPRVLRQVHEGLSLSQEAVSVLDSFAKDIFERIADEATCLVRSTKRSTISYGEIQTAVRLLLPGDLGKHAVAEGTKALIRYISRR, translated from the coding sequence ATGGCTGAGCCCGGCTCTGAGGCTTCCTCTGAGGAAAGCCTGGGCACCACGGAGCCCACGGAAGGCGCCCCGAAGAGCCCGAAGCAGAAGCAGCCaaggtgccgccgccgccgccgccgccactgcCTCGACAGTTTCGCCACCTATTTCCCCAGGGTTCTGAGGCAGGTTCACGAGGGCCTGAGCCTGTCTCAGGAGGCCGTGAGCGTCCTGGATTCGTTCGCGAAGGACATCTTCGAGCGCATCGCCGACGAGGCCACGTGCCTGGTCCGCTCCACCAAGCGCTCCACCATCTCGTACGGAGAGATCCAGACCGCCGTGCGCCTGCTGCTGCCGGGGGACCTTGGCAAGCACGCCGTGGCCGAGGGCACCAAGGCCCTCATCAGATACATCAGCCGCCGCTGA